From a region of the Fischerella sp. JS2 genome:
- a CDS encoding sigma 54-interacting transcriptional regulator yields the protein MTSPETVIWLRERTALGILSPESLSAIAQVLEEKVFPANHQIATEATSPEALYILLEGKLESESSNKNNPSLTVGFLPGSIIHLQEILLDELAQRTITTVTECHFWVVSATVFKEIIGKYPEIAQVVSRMLAQEVAQLASAFNYEQERSLALRPYLVTKARRGIVGTSRYAVRLREEIRQAASDRKSVLIFGEPGLEKDNVAALIHFGSKYRREPIIKVNCGILQTSGAELFGRAGGKPGLLEWLGEGTLILNNIQETPPELLPKIKQLLQDNTYIPISRVGEPEAESRTNQARIMIVAEKTQSQIERCVGRIIKIPPLRVRKADINAQIEYYISLYTRARGIPKPHITPEALRRLQSYDFPGNLKELQNLVERAIVQAGEARELTEEIFWSAETKKKRFRLNLLNAYPHLRKFLRSPWWPDRINYGFTVAAFAFIVAVLFVGPQTRDRNFALNLFWAWWWPVFLFLFPFLGRIWCAVCPFMIYGEITQKISTHLFPKQLKRWPREEAEKWGGWFLFGLFTLIFLWEELWHLENTAYLCACLLLLITAGAMIFSAIFERRFWCRYLCPIGGMNGLFAKLSMTELRAQQGICSATCTTYQCYKGGPQKGEGMETNGCPLYSHPAQLEDNRDCVLCMTCLKACPHRSVEFNLRPPGIELWTTHVPRKYEVALLCLLLGGVYLHRLPELQSWLGLQIDLNQFFPHLGLSLLALLIPAAVIFVAYRLIKIYCWLNNYISSASSAVKIPNRIKVRSFTELAYGYLPLVLGGNLAHYLRLGLGEGGRILPVFFATFGLDGGQLPVVVAHPAVIAFLQGTTLIFSVLLSIILTQKIARQPLRVMLWQHLAAIALGVSMWQIIVSG from the coding sequence ATGACATCACCAGAAACAGTGATCTGGCTACGAGAACGCACAGCTTTAGGAATTCTATCACCTGAATCCTTGAGTGCGATCGCGCAAGTCCTCGAAGAAAAAGTTTTTCCAGCGAACCATCAAATAGCTACCGAAGCGACTTCTCCAGAAGCGCTTTATATTCTCTTGGAAGGTAAGCTCGAAAGTGAGAGTAGTAACAAAAATAACCCGAGTTTAACAGTTGGTTTTCTACCTGGATCGATCATTCATTTACAAGAAATACTTTTAGATGAGCTAGCCCAGCGCACCATCACTACTGTTACAGAATGTCATTTTTGGGTTGTATCTGCGACAGTATTTAAAGAAATAATTGGCAAATACCCGGAGATCGCTCAGGTTGTCTCCCGAATGCTGGCTCAAGAAGTAGCACAGTTAGCATCTGCTTTCAACTACGAACAGGAACGCTCTTTAGCATTACGCCCATATTTAGTTACCAAAGCCCGACGTGGTATTGTGGGGACGAGCCGCTATGCCGTGCGTCTACGAGAAGAAATTCGCCAAGCTGCAAGCGATCGCAAATCTGTATTGATTTTCGGTGAACCAGGGTTAGAAAAAGATAATGTTGCAGCCTTAATTCATTTTGGTTCTAAGTATCGCCGCGAACCGATTATCAAAGTTAACTGTGGTATCCTGCAAACTAGTGGTGCAGAATTATTTGGGCGTGCTGGTGGTAAACCCGGACTATTAGAATGGCTGGGAGAAGGTACTCTCATCCTCAACAATATTCAAGAAACTCCACCAGAGTTACTCCCAAAAATTAAACAATTACTACAAGACAATACGTATATTCCCATAAGCCGAGTTGGAGAACCAGAGGCCGAATCCCGGACTAATCAAGCCCGGATTATGATAGTTGCGGAAAAAACTCAGTCACAAATCGAACGCTGTGTTGGTCGCATTATCAAAATCCCACCCCTACGGGTACGCAAAGCTGATATTAATGCCCAGATCGAATACTATATCAGTCTCTACACTCGTGCTAGAGGAATTCCTAAACCGCATATTACACCAGAAGCTTTACGCCGCTTGCAGTCCTATGACTTCCCTGGCAATTTAAAAGAGTTACAAAACTTGGTAGAACGAGCAATTGTGCAAGCAGGAGAAGCAAGGGAGTTAACAGAAGAGATTTTCTGGTCAGCAGAAACTAAGAAAAAGCGATTTCGGCTAAATCTGTTGAATGCTTATCCCCATTTGCGGAAGTTTCTTCGCAGTCCGTGGTGGCCAGATCGGATTAATTATGGCTTTACCGTTGCTGCTTTTGCGTTCATCGTTGCAGTATTATTTGTCGGGCCACAGACACGCGATCGCAATTTTGCTTTAAATCTATTCTGGGCTTGGTGGTGGCCTGTCTTTCTTTTCTTATTTCCCTTTCTTGGGCGGATTTGGTGCGCTGTTTGTCCGTTTATGATTTACGGTGAAATTACCCAGAAAATTTCAACTCACTTGTTTCCTAAACAACTTAAGCGCTGGCCACGAGAAGAAGCCGAGAAATGGGGCGGTTGGTTTTTGTTTGGCTTATTTACCCTAATTTTCCTGTGGGAAGAACTTTGGCACTTGGAAAATACTGCTTACCTCTGTGCCTGTTTACTTCTACTAATTACTGCTGGCGCGATGATTTTTTCCGCCATTTTTGAGAGGCGGTTTTGGTGTCGCTATCTTTGTCCCATCGGTGGGATGAATGGTTTATTCGCCAAACTTTCAATGACAGAACTCCGTGCCCAACAGGGGATTTGTTCTGCTACTTGCACTACCTATCAATGCTACAAAGGCGGGCCACAAAAAGGCGAAGGAATGGAAACTAACGGTTGTCCTTTATACTCTCACCCCGCCCAACTAGAAGACAACAGAGATTGTGTACTATGCATGACTTGTCTGAAAGCCTGTCCTCATCGTTCAGTTGAGTTTAATTTGCGTCCCCCTGGAATTGAATTGTGGACAACTCATGTACCCCGTAAATATGAAGTCGCCTTATTGTGTTTACTTTTGGGTGGAGTATATTTGCATCGCCTACCGGAGTTGCAATCCTGGCTAGGATTGCAAATAGATTTAAATCAATTTTTTCCCCACTTAGGCTTATCCCTACTAGCTTTGCTGATTCCAGCAGCCGTCATCTTCGTAGCATACAGGTTAATCAAAATTTATTGCTGGTTGAATAACTATATCTCCTCTGCGTCCTCTGCGGTTAAAATCCCCAACCGAATTAAGGTGCGATCATTTACAGAACTTGCCTATGGCTATTTACCGTTGGTATTAGGAGGTAACTTAGCTCATTATCTGCGCTTAGGCTTGGGTGAAGGAGGACGAATTTTACCAGTCTTTTTTGCAACTTTTGGTTTGGATGGCGGACAATTGCCAGTTGTGGTTGCACATCCAGCTGTAATAGCCTTTTTACAGGGAACAACTCTCATTTTTTCAGTACTGTTATCGATAATACTTACACAAAAAATTGCTCGGCAACCATTACGTGTAATGTTATGGCAACACTTAGCAGCGATCGCGTTGGGAGTAAGTATGTGGCAGATTATTGTGTCTGGCTAA
- a CDS encoding low temperature requirement protein A: MTNFLQPPRLRIGEDSQEERHATWLELFYDLVFVVAVSQLAHNLKENVSLAGYLGFVFLFIPVWWSWIGTTMYANRFDSDDIGRRLLVGLQMLTAAALAINIHHGLGESAPGFALAYAFGRAVLIIEYVRAGIHIPAARPLTTRYATGFAIAAMFWLASAFIPAPWRFVLWGVGIIIDLITPFSATKFQLKLLPHASHLPERFGLFTMIVLGEAIIAVVDGVSEQKWEVLSVIAAIFGLVIAFSVWWVYFDNLGGTPIQTARSEGKIWTVATWLYTHLPLVIGIAGAGVGVEEVLTSEQAIALSDPIRWLLCGSVALCYLALGILHRVGVIRYCKIRSQFRGVGAIVVMAIAIFGKGLLPVTVIGLVAVACVAQVAQDLYQSRPTTRLVDPEI; the protein is encoded by the coding sequence ATGACTAATTTTTTACAGCCCCCACGCTTACGCATAGGTGAAGATAGCCAAGAAGAAAGACATGCTACTTGGCTGGAATTGTTTTATGATTTGGTGTTTGTGGTTGCAGTTTCTCAGCTTGCCCACAATTTGAAAGAAAATGTCTCGCTGGCGGGATATTTAGGTTTTGTATTTCTATTTATACCTGTGTGGTGGTCATGGATTGGTACTACTATGTATGCAAATCGCTTTGATAGCGATGACATCGGACGGCGGTTGTTGGTTGGTTTGCAAATGTTGACGGCAGCAGCATTGGCTATTAACATCCATCATGGTTTGGGTGAAAGTGCGCCTGGGTTTGCTCTTGCTTATGCTTTCGGTCGAGCTGTGCTGATTATAGAATACGTCCGTGCTGGTATACATATTCCCGCAGCACGTCCATTGACAACACGTTATGCTACGGGTTTTGCGATCGCTGCTATGTTTTGGCTAGCCTCAGCATTCATACCTGCACCTTGGCGATTTGTGCTGTGGGGAGTAGGAATTATCATTGACTTGATTACACCCTTTAGTGCTACGAAATTCCAGCTAAAATTACTTCCCCACGCTTCCCATTTACCAGAACGTTTTGGACTATTTACGATGATTGTCTTGGGTGAGGCAATTATTGCCGTCGTTGATGGTGTTTCTGAACAAAAATGGGAAGTTCTGAGTGTCATCGCTGCTATATTTGGTCTGGTGATTGCTTTTAGTGTGTGGTGGGTTTATTTTGATAACCTTGGTGGTACACCGATTCAAACAGCACGCTCAGAAGGGAAAATTTGGACTGTTGCCACTTGGCTGTATACTCATCTACCCCTAGTAATTGGTATTGCTGGGGCTGGAGTTGGTGTAGAAGAAGTATTAACGAGTGAGCAAGCGATCGCCCTAAGCGATCCTATACGATGGTTACTTTGTGGTTCTGTGGCTTTATGCTACTTAGCTTTGGGTATCCTGCATCGTGTTGGCGTCATCCGTTACTGCAAAATTCGTTCTCAGTTCCGAGGTGTGGGGGCGATTGTTGTGATGGCGATCGCTATATTTGGTAAAGGTTTATTACCTGTTACAGTCATTGGACTTGTGGCTGTAGCCTGCGTTGCACAAGTCGCCCAAGATTTATATCAAAGTCGTCCGACTACACGCTTGGTTGATCCAGAAATTTAG
- a CDS encoding FAD-binding protein: MKNHTSRRVVLQGLIATAIVIGFDPVNRVWVTSASAASLFESLPPLDGVLYTDNTLLASVANDFGHIVHRQAIAVLKPGSVEDIIHIIQFARTHKLKVAARGQAHSCNGQSQVEAGVVIDMSTLNKIYSIGADRAIVDAGVGWRELLQQTLPQRLTPPVLTDYIELSIGGTLSVGGIGGATHRYGVQVDNVLEIQVVTGEGKLETCSLAQNRDLFEAVLAGLGQCGIIVQATIRLIPAATHARVFVLYYDNVATLTRDQRLLINDERFDYVEGQLVADDNGGWGYLLEAASFYTPPAVPNNNILLARLNYIRGTEQIEDKSYFDFLNRLAPVVATLKSIGVWFYPHPWLNLFVPGSVVENYVGEVASNLTLDDTGQGPILLYPVKTNRFQRPLFRVPTEEVIFLFAILRTAVPPEDTVVTRMLSDNRKLFERDRDLGGYQYPVGAIPFSSKDWRQHFRPVWGKLVSAKRRYDPDNLLTPGQGIF, encoded by the coding sequence ATGAAAAATCATACTTCTCGCCGTGTAGTTTTACAAGGTTTAATTGCCACTGCGATTGTGATTGGGTTTGATCCGGTTAATCGTGTTTGGGTGACATCTGCCAGTGCTGCATCTTTGTTTGAAAGTTTGCCACCTCTAGATGGAGTACTTTACACAGATAACACTTTACTGGCTAGTGTTGCTAATGATTTTGGTCATATTGTACATCGTCAGGCGATCGCTGTATTGAAACCAGGCTCAGTTGAAGATATTATCCATATTATCCAGTTTGCTCGTACTCACAAACTCAAGGTTGCTGCGCGTGGTCAAGCTCATTCTTGTAATGGTCAATCACAAGTAGAAGCTGGCGTAGTCATAGATATGAGTACGCTCAACAAAATTTACTCTATTGGTGCAGATCGAGCGATTGTTGATGCTGGTGTAGGTTGGCGTGAATTACTACAACAGACACTTCCACAAAGATTGACACCACCTGTCCTCACCGATTATATCGAACTTTCTATCGGTGGAACTTTATCAGTGGGTGGTATTGGTGGTGCAACCCATCGCTATGGTGTACAAGTTGATAATGTCTTAGAAATTCAAGTAGTAACTGGTGAAGGCAAGCTGGAAACTTGTTCTTTAGCTCAAAATCGTGATTTATTTGAGGCTGTACTCGCAGGTTTGGGTCAATGTGGCATCATTGTACAGGCAACAATTAGACTTATTCCCGCAGCTACTCATGCCCGTGTGTTTGTTTTGTATTACGATAATGTGGCTACCTTGACACGTGACCAACGTTTACTGATCAATGATGAGCGCTTCGACTATGTAGAAGGTCAGTTGGTAGCTGATGATAATGGTGGGTGGGGTTATCTGTTGGAAGCTGCTAGCTTTTACACTCCCCCTGCTGTACCCAACAATAATATATTGCTTGCTAGGTTAAACTACATTCGTGGTACAGAACAGATAGAGGATAAGTCTTACTTCGATTTCCTCAACCGTTTAGCACCTGTTGTTGCAACCCTCAAATCTATTGGTGTATGGTTTTATCCTCATCCCTGGTTGAACTTATTTGTGCCAGGTAGTGTAGTAGAAAATTATGTGGGTGAAGTTGCTAGCAATTTAACACTAGATGACACAGGTCAAGGGCCGATTTTACTATATCCAGTTAAAACTAACCGCTTCCAAAGGCCTTTGTTTCGAGTTCCCACAGAGGAAGTGATATTTCTGTTTGCTATTTTGCGAACCGCAGTACCACCAGAGGATACTGTTGTCACACGAATGTTGAGTGATAATCGCAAATTATTTGAGCGCGATCGCGATTTGGGTGGCTACCAATATCCTGTAGGTGCGATTCCCTTCTCCTCCAAGGATTGGCGACAACATTTTCGTCCTGTTTGGGGTAAATTAGTGAGTGCCAAACGTCGCTATGATCCTGATAATTTATTAACACCCGGTCAGGGTATTTTCTAG
- a CDS encoding potassium channel family protein, with translation MKPRIIVCGLGRTGYKVFRLLRQQGALVIGIHHKPVPGERAGDVIVGDLHAASTLKAAGIQQAHTLVIAGGDDALNLRIMMQARVLNPRIRIINRFFNTSLGERLDHAVPEHLTMSVAGLAAPVFTFAALGSQAIGQIKLFHQTWPIHEEYIDEHHPWRDRKLSELWNDQTRMLIYYMPAEGEVDLVSAVVTGHKLKVGDRLIVGTQPRIRCIRRSMIAKMLKVLTSLRQFQQHAQAVVMMSLVLLVIIAIATLIYTSTERSVSIIDALYFAVGMITGAGGNDQVVEQAPTSVRLFTVLMMLVGAAVIGLFYALLNDFVLGSRFKQFLDAARIPHRYHYIVCGLGGIGIKIVQQLHSSGHEVIVIERDTNNRFVNTARGLGIPVIHGDGSFAEILKVSNLENASALIAVTNDDATNMEIALKAKAITPKVPVIVHYADPDFARMAQQVFDFEAVLSPAELAAPAFAAAALGGRILGNGITADSLWVAFATLITPSHPFCGQWVKDAAMDADFVPLYVETNNQEIHGWDLLEINLSAGDILYLTMPANRLHQLWRYTPSQVMAS, from the coding sequence ATGAAACCTCGAATAATTGTCTGTGGTTTAGGACGCACTGGATATAAAGTTTTTCGTTTGCTGAGACAGCAGGGGGCGTTAGTCATTGGCATTCATCATAAACCAGTTCCAGGCGAACGAGCAGGAGATGTCATTGTCGGCGATCTGCACGCAGCTAGCACCCTAAAAGCAGCTGGCATTCAGCAGGCGCACACCCTAGTTATCGCTGGAGGTGACGATGCACTCAATTTGCGAATTATGATGCAAGCGCGGGTCTTGAATCCGCGAATTCGGATCATCAACCGCTTTTTTAACACCAGTTTAGGAGAAAGGCTGGATCATGCGGTTCCAGAACATTTGACTATGAGTGTTGCGGGTTTGGCAGCACCCGTATTTACTTTTGCCGCCTTGGGTAGCCAAGCAATTGGACAAATCAAGCTGTTTCACCAAACTTGGCCGATTCACGAAGAATATATAGATGAACATCACCCGTGGCGCGATCGCAAACTCAGCGAGTTGTGGAACGATCAGACACGGATGCTGATTTACTACATGCCAGCAGAAGGTGAGGTGGATTTAGTCTCTGCCGTAGTCACGGGACATAAATTAAAAGTAGGCGATCGCTTAATTGTGGGAACTCAACCCCGGATTCGTTGTATTCGCAGATCAATGATTGCCAAAATGCTGAAAGTGCTTACCAGCCTGCGACAGTTTCAGCAACATGCTCAAGCAGTGGTAATGATGTCTTTGGTGCTGCTGGTAATTATTGCGATCGCTACACTCATCTATACTTCCACCGAAAGAAGTGTTTCTATTATTGATGCTCTCTATTTTGCTGTCGGTATGATTACGGGGGCTGGTGGTAATGATCAAGTTGTTGAACAAGCTCCCACGAGTGTAAGATTATTTACCGTGTTGATGATGCTTGTAGGAGCGGCAGTCATCGGTCTTTTCTATGCCTTACTTAACGATTTTGTTCTAGGTAGTCGCTTCAAACAATTTTTAGATGCAGCCCGGATTCCCCATCGTTATCATTATATAGTCTGTGGCTTAGGAGGAATTGGGATTAAAATTGTTCAGCAACTCCACAGTAGTGGCCATGAAGTGATTGTGATTGAGCGTGATACCAATAACAGATTTGTCAACACAGCGCGAGGATTGGGTATTCCTGTCATTCACGGCGATGGTAGCTTTGCCGAAATTCTCAAAGTGAGTAATTTAGAGAATGCATCTGCACTGATTGCTGTCACCAACGACGACGCGACAAATATGGAAATTGCTCTTAAGGCCAAAGCCATCACACCCAAAGTACCCGTGATTGTCCATTATGCCGATCCTGATTTTGCCCGCATGGCACAACAAGTCTTTGACTTTGAGGCTGTTTTGAGTCCCGCCGAACTCGCTGCGCCAGCCTTCGCCGCCGCAGCTTTAGGTGGACGTATCCTGGGCAATGGGATCACCGCCGATAGCCTTTGGGTAGCCTTTGCAACATTAATTACACCTTCTCATCCTTTTTGTGGACAATGGGTGAAAGATGCAGCAATGGACGCCGACTTTGTGCCGTTGTATGTGGAGACAAATAACCAAGAAATTCACGGCTGGGATTTACTAGAAATTAACCTTAGTGCTGGAGATATTTTATACCTAACAATGCCAGCAAATCGCTTGCATCAGTTGTGGCGTTATACACCATCACAGGTGATGGCGAGTTGA